The following coding sequences are from one Eleginops maclovinus isolate JMC-PN-2008 ecotype Puerto Natales chromosome 13, JC_Emac_rtc_rv5, whole genome shotgun sequence window:
- the fhl3b gene encoding four and a half LIM domains protein 3b isoform X1 — protein sequence MSDRFDCKTCNESLCGRKYIQVEEKPHCIPCYDRLYAKTCQECKEVIGHNAKELFYEDRHYHTHCFRCFRCDRSLADEPFTSLEDALVCSDCYCNEFSSKCVSCDKTVMPGSKLLEYGGSTWHEDCFLCHGCEKPIGAEAFIPDNNNYYCVPCYEGRVAPQCSHCKKALTKGGVTYKDEVWHKECFVCTGCKAPLAGQPFTSQGESPYCVKCFSSLYAKKCAGCNTAITGQWRIQKPRVVQITIQVYPWFKSVLGCLSTPICVLPVIPVRPTIYYQQHVRRIIFNKQV from the exons ATGAGCGACCGTTTCGACTGCAAAACATGCAACGAGTCCTTGTGCGGGCGAAAATACATCCAGGTGGAGGAGAAGCCCCACTGCATCCCCTGCTATGACCGCCTTTACGCCAAAACCTGCCAGGAGTGTAAAGAAGTTATCGGACATAATGCCAAG GAGCTCTTCTATGAGGACAGACATTACCACACTCACTGTTTCCGCTGTTTCCGCTGCGACCGCTCTCTGGCAGATGAGCCCTTCACGAGCCTGGAGGACGCGCTGGTGTGCAGCGACTGCTACTGCAACGAGTTTTCCTCCAAGTGTGTGTCCTGTGACAAGACAGTCATGCCag GGTCGAAGCTGTTGGAGTACGGCGGCTCCACGTGGCACGAGGACTGTTTTTTGTGTCACGGCTGCGAGAAGCCGATCGGTGCAGAGGCCTTCATCCCAGACAACAACAACTACTACTGTGTGCCGTGCTACGAGGGCAGGGTGGCTCCTCAGTGCAGCCACTGCAAAAAG GCTCTGACTAAAGGAGGGGTGACTTACAAGGACGAGGTGTGGCACAAAGAATGTTTTGTCTGCACGGGCTGCAAAGCTCCGCTGGCTGGCCAACCCTTCACCTCGCAGGGGGAGAGTCCATACTGTGTCAAGTGTTTCAGCAGCCTGTATGCCAAAAAGTGTGCTGGCTGCAACACGGCTATCACAGGTCAGTGGAGAATACAGAAACCCAGAGTTGTTCAAATAACAATTCAGGTGTATCCCTGGTTCAAGTCTGTCCTGGGTTGTTTGTCAACTCCTATATGTGTTCTACCTGTGATTCCTGTCCGCCCGACTATCTACTATCAACAACATGTCAGAAGAATTATCTTCAACAAGCAGGTGTAG
- the fhl3b gene encoding four and a half LIM domains protein 3b isoform X2: protein MSDRFDCKTCNESLCGRKYIQVEEKPHCIPCYDRLYAKTCQECKEVIGHNAKELFYEDRHYHTHCFRCFRCDRSLADEPFTSLEDALVCSDCYCNEFSSKCVSCDKTVMPGSKLLEYGGSTWHEDCFLCHGCEKPIGAEAFIPDNNNYYCVPCYEGRVAPQCSHCKKALTKGGVTYKDEVWHKECFVCTGCKAPLAGQPFTSQGESPYCVKCFSSLYAKKCAGCNTAITGFGDGKYVSFEERQWHQPCFKCTRCSVSLVGSGFFPDRDQILCTDCNNDD from the exons ATGAGCGACCGTTTCGACTGCAAAACATGCAACGAGTCCTTGTGCGGGCGAAAATACATCCAGGTGGAGGAGAAGCCCCACTGCATCCCCTGCTATGACCGCCTTTACGCCAAAACCTGCCAGGAGTGTAAAGAAGTTATCGGACATAATGCCAAG GAGCTCTTCTATGAGGACAGACATTACCACACTCACTGTTTCCGCTGTTTCCGCTGCGACCGCTCTCTGGCAGATGAGCCCTTCACGAGCCTGGAGGACGCGCTGGTGTGCAGCGACTGCTACTGCAACGAGTTTTCCTCCAAGTGTGTGTCCTGTGACAAGACAGTCATGCCag GGTCGAAGCTGTTGGAGTACGGCGGCTCCACGTGGCACGAGGACTGTTTTTTGTGTCACGGCTGCGAGAAGCCGATCGGTGCAGAGGCCTTCATCCCAGACAACAACAACTACTACTGTGTGCCGTGCTACGAGGGCAGGGTGGCTCCTCAGTGCAGCCACTGCAAAAAG GCTCTGACTAAAGGAGGGGTGACTTACAAGGACGAGGTGTGGCACAAAGAATGTTTTGTCTGCACGGGCTGCAAAGCTCCGCTGGCTGGCCAACCCTTCACCTCGCAGGGGGAGAGTCCATACTGTGTCAAGTGTTTCAGCAGCCTGTATGCCAAAAAGTGTGCTGGCTGCAACACGGCTATCACAG GGTTTGGAGATGGGAAGTACGTTTCTTTTGAGGAACGGCAGTGGCACCAGCCGTGCTTCAAGTGTACGCGCTGCTCTGTATCGCTGGTGGGCTCCGGCTTCTTCCCGGACCGCGACCAGATCTTGTGTACAGACTGCAATAACGATGACTGA